Proteins encoded in a region of the Vicia villosa cultivar HV-30 ecotype Madison, WI linkage group LG5, Vvil1.0, whole genome shotgun sequence genome:
- the LOC131607565 gene encoding uncharacterized protein LOC131607565, translated as MNRGNQRFYTLQFDGASRGNPGPAGAGAVLFDENGNVLYHFRKGLGYQSNNVAEYHALILGLQQAIMKGCKNINVQGDSQLVINQFLGSWRINNPHLMSLCGAALQLRNNFRSFGIQHISRDSNTRADAQANWAIYLQEGQVEEDCLYF; from the exons ATGAACCGTGGAAACCAA CGCTTTTATACCCTCCAGTTTGATGGTGCATCCAGGGGAAATCCTGGACCAGCTGGTGCAGGAGCTGTGCTGTTTGATGAAAATGGGAATGTG CTGTATCATTTCCGCAAAGGGCTGGGATATCAGTCAAACAATGTTGCCGAGTATCATGCATTAATTTTAGGACTGCAACAGGCGATAATGAAAGGATGTAAGAACATCAATGTCCAAGGAGACTCCCAGCTTGTTATCAatcag TTTCTAGGTTCCTGGAGAATTAACAACCCGCATCTAATGAGCTTATGTGGTGCAGCTTTGCAGCTGAGGAATAACTTTCGCTCATTTGGCATTCAACACATTTCTAGG GACTCTAACACTAGAGCTGATGCTCAAGCAAACTGGGCCATTTATCTCCAAG AGGGTcaagttgaagaagattgtcTCTATTTTTGA
- the LOC131605614 gene encoding uncharacterized protein LOC131605614, whose amino-acid sequence MCIRDKKAKSPGPSHIPFRDLWKKIWNAPTHTRIKHFLWRLANNILPTKLRLRQKGIELEETCYLCQREAESAFHLFSQCDFTRRVFFASVLGYHFSEIDDLNDWLLAMLSNNNVCFVQVTCYLLHHIWKACNLKLYEQKRCDPVRVAMDAWDAVMEINLHTPTRAKDAGHARINTISAPADEFHTVRVDAGLGENDVMTFGCVIMDQNKIPIVSLCKRENCISNPGLAECLALRWSIETAAKLNIHKVIFHSDAKAMVDCVNGVTKDASFEMVAEDFRILMKSFSNSCIMFIPRKFNYQAHDLAQLAKSMG is encoded by the coding sequence ATGTGTATCCGTGACAAGAAGGCAAAAAGCCCTGGCCCCTCTCACATTCCTTTCCGTGACCTTTGGAAGAAGATTTGGAACGCCCCAACTCATACAAGAATCAAGCATTTTTTATGGAGGCTGGCCAACAATATATTGCCCACGAAACTAAGATTGAGGCAAAAAGGAATTGAGCTTGAGGAGACCTGCTACCTCTGTCAAAGAGAGGCAGAGTCGGCTTTTCACTTGTTTTCACAATGTGACTTTACTAGACGTGTGTTTTTTGCCTCTGTCTTAGGTTACCACTTCTCTGAGATTGATGATCTTAATGATTGGCTGCTAGCGATGCTGTCAAACAACAATGTTTGTTTTGTGCAGGTGACTTGTTATCTCCTCCACCATATTTGGAAAGCTTGCAATCTTAAGCTATATGAGCAGAAAAGATGTGATCCAGTCAGAGTGGCAATGGATGCTTGGGATGCAGTCATGGAGATCAATTTACACACTCCCACAAGAGCCAAAGATGCTGGCCATGCACGTATCAACACTATTAGTGCACCTGCTGATGAGTTTCACACAGTTAGAGTTGATGCTGGGCTTGGAGAGAATGATGTTATGACCTTTGGGTGTGTGATCATGGATCAAAACAAAATTCCAATAGTGTCTCTGTGCAAACGGGAGAACTGCATATCCAACCCTGGACTTGCTGAATGCCTTGCCTTGAGATGGAGCATAGAAACAGCTGCCAAGCTTAACATCCATAAGGTGATATTCCATTCGGATGCAAAGGCAATGGTGGATTGTGTGAATGGAGTAACCAAGGATGCAAGCTTTGAGATGGTTGCCGAGGATTTCCGTATTCTTATGAAATCTTTTAGTAATTCTTGTATTATGTTTATCCCTAGGAAGTTTAATTATCAAGCTCATGATCTAGCTCAGCTAGCAAAATCTATGGGTTAA